The following are from one region of the Salvelinus alpinus chromosome 16, SLU_Salpinus.1, whole genome shotgun sequence genome:
- the LOC139541111 gene encoding MAP kinase-interacting serine/threonine-protein kinase 2-like isoform X1: MVQNMISEITGFHSSFKGQNPFETDEFTENGSLLDSDFNFESSNRHDFCDFVDIPSSQPIDIPDAKKRNKKKKRCRATDSFSGRFEDVYRLQAEVLGEGAYARVQTCINLITNKEYAVKIIEKRPGHSRSRVFREVEMLYQCQGHRNILELVEFFEEEDKFYLVFEMLRGGSVLAHIHRRQHFSEQEACIVVQDIASALDFLHNKGMAHRDLKPENILCEHVDKISPLKICDFDLGSGIKLNSDSSPISTPELLTPCGSAEYMAPEVVEAFSEEATNYDKRCDLWSLGVILYILLSGYPPFVGRCGGDCGWDLGEPCHTCQNTLFESIQEGKYEFPEKDWAHISSSAKDLISKLLVRDAKNRLSAGQVLQHPWVQGGFSDTLPTSILHQRNSAKDLTFFAGKAVAMNRQLAEQAVMEEQQQLDEAPMVITASSTSMHLSPPSNSKLAKRRQRGSLLKTGPVSASELSQLLTPLVITSSCA; the protein is encoded by the exons ATGGTGCAAAATATGATCAGCGAAATCACTGGATTCCATAGCTCTTTCAAG GGCCAAAATCCCTTTGAGACTGATGAATTCACAGAAAATGGATCCCTCCTTGATTCCGACTTCAATTTTGAGTCGTCGAATAGACATG ATTTTTGTGATTTTGTAGATATTCCCTCCAGCCAACCTATTGACATCCCTGATGCCAAGAAGAGAAATAAGAAGAAAAAGCGTTGCAGGGCAACTGACAGCTTCTCTGGCCGATTTGAGG ATGTCTACAGGCTGCAGGCAGAGGTTCTTGGAGAGGGGGCATATGCAAGAGTCCAGACCTGCATCAACCTCATCACCAATAAAGAATATGCTGTGAAG ATCATTGAGAAGAGACCAGGTCACAGCCGCAGTCGTGTCTTCAGGGAGGTGGAGATGCTGTACCAGTGCCAGGGTCACAG AAACATCCTGGAGCTGGTGGAGTTCTTTGAGGAGGAAGACAAGTTTTACTTGGTGTTTGAAATGTTAAGAGGAG GTTCGGTCCTGGCTCACATCCACAGGAGACAACACTTTAGCGAGCAGGAAGCCTGCATTGTGGTGCAGGACATCGCCAGCGCTCTGGATTTCCTGCATAACAAAG gaatggcACATAGAGATCTGAAGCCGGAAAACATCTTGTGTGAGCACGTGGACAAG atctctcctcTGAAGATCTGTGACTTTGACCTGGGCAGTGGGATCAAGCTGAACAGCGACAGCTCACCCATCTCCACCCCAGAGCTCCTCACTCCG TGTGGCTCAGCAGAGTACATGGCCCCTGAGGTGGTGGAGGCCTTCAGTGAGGAGGCCACCAACTATGACAAGCGCTGTGACCTGTGGAGCCTGGGGGTCATCCTCTACATCCTGCTGAGCGGCTACCCGCCCTTTGTGGGCCGCTGCGGCGGTGACTGTGGCTGGGATTTGGGAGAACCGTGCCACACATGCCAG AACACGTTGTTCGAGAGTATCCAGGAAGGGAAGTATGAGTTTCCTGAGAAGGACTGGGCTCACATCTCCTCAAGTGCCAAAGACCTGATCTCCAAACTGCTAGTTCGGGACGCCAAGAACCGCCTGAGTGCCGGACAGGTTCTGCAGCACCCATGGGTGCAGGGG ggCTTCTCTGACACTCTGCCAACATCCATCCTACATCAAAG AAACAGTGCCAAGGACCTGACGTTCTTTGCTGGCAAGGCGGTGGCCATGAACCGGCAATTGGCTGAGCAGGCTGTGAtggaggagcagcagcagcttGACGAGGCTCCCATGGTCATCAcagccagctccacctccatGCACCTCTCCCCTCCATCCAACTCAAAGCTGGCCAAGCGCAGGCAGAGGGGCAGCCTCTTGAAGACTGGACCCGTCTCTGCCTCCGAGCTCAGTCAGCTCCTCACCCCCCTCGTCATCACGTCATCATGTGCCTAA
- the LOC139541111 gene encoding MAP kinase-interacting serine/threonine-protein kinase 2-like isoform X2, whose amino-acid sequence MVQNMISEITGFHSSFKGQNPFETDEFTENGSLLDSDFNFESSNRHDIPSSQPIDIPDAKKRNKKKKRCRATDSFSGRFEDVYRLQAEVLGEGAYARVQTCINLITNKEYAVKIIEKRPGHSRSRVFREVEMLYQCQGHRNILELVEFFEEEDKFYLVFEMLRGGSVLAHIHRRQHFSEQEACIVVQDIASALDFLHNKGMAHRDLKPENILCEHVDKISPLKICDFDLGSGIKLNSDSSPISTPELLTPCGSAEYMAPEVVEAFSEEATNYDKRCDLWSLGVILYILLSGYPPFVGRCGGDCGWDLGEPCHTCQNTLFESIQEGKYEFPEKDWAHISSSAKDLISKLLVRDAKNRLSAGQVLQHPWVQGGFSDTLPTSILHQRNSAKDLTFFAGKAVAMNRQLAEQAVMEEQQQLDEAPMVITASSTSMHLSPPSNSKLAKRRQRGSLLKTGPVSASELSQLLTPLVITSSCA is encoded by the exons ATGGTGCAAAATATGATCAGCGAAATCACTGGATTCCATAGCTCTTTCAAG GGCCAAAATCCCTTTGAGACTGATGAATTCACAGAAAATGGATCCCTCCTTGATTCCGACTTCAATTTTGAGTCGTCGAATAGACATG ATATTCCCTCCAGCCAACCTATTGACATCCCTGATGCCAAGAAGAGAAATAAGAAGAAAAAGCGTTGCAGGGCAACTGACAGCTTCTCTGGCCGATTTGAGG ATGTCTACAGGCTGCAGGCAGAGGTTCTTGGAGAGGGGGCATATGCAAGAGTCCAGACCTGCATCAACCTCATCACCAATAAAGAATATGCTGTGAAG ATCATTGAGAAGAGACCAGGTCACAGCCGCAGTCGTGTCTTCAGGGAGGTGGAGATGCTGTACCAGTGCCAGGGTCACAG AAACATCCTGGAGCTGGTGGAGTTCTTTGAGGAGGAAGACAAGTTTTACTTGGTGTTTGAAATGTTAAGAGGAG GTTCGGTCCTGGCTCACATCCACAGGAGACAACACTTTAGCGAGCAGGAAGCCTGCATTGTGGTGCAGGACATCGCCAGCGCTCTGGATTTCCTGCATAACAAAG gaatggcACATAGAGATCTGAAGCCGGAAAACATCTTGTGTGAGCACGTGGACAAG atctctcctcTGAAGATCTGTGACTTTGACCTGGGCAGTGGGATCAAGCTGAACAGCGACAGCTCACCCATCTCCACCCCAGAGCTCCTCACTCCG TGTGGCTCAGCAGAGTACATGGCCCCTGAGGTGGTGGAGGCCTTCAGTGAGGAGGCCACCAACTATGACAAGCGCTGTGACCTGTGGAGCCTGGGGGTCATCCTCTACATCCTGCTGAGCGGCTACCCGCCCTTTGTGGGCCGCTGCGGCGGTGACTGTGGCTGGGATTTGGGAGAACCGTGCCACACATGCCAG AACACGTTGTTCGAGAGTATCCAGGAAGGGAAGTATGAGTTTCCTGAGAAGGACTGGGCTCACATCTCCTCAAGTGCCAAAGACCTGATCTCCAAACTGCTAGTTCGGGACGCCAAGAACCGCCTGAGTGCCGGACAGGTTCTGCAGCACCCATGGGTGCAGGGG ggCTTCTCTGACACTCTGCCAACATCCATCCTACATCAAAG AAACAGTGCCAAGGACCTGACGTTCTTTGCTGGCAAGGCGGTGGCCATGAACCGGCAATTGGCTGAGCAGGCTGTGAtggaggagcagcagcagcttGACGAGGCTCCCATGGTCATCAcagccagctccacctccatGCACCTCTCCCCTCCATCCAACTCAAAGCTGGCCAAGCGCAGGCAGAGGGGCAGCCTCTTGAAGACTGGACCCGTCTCTGCCTCCGAGCTCAGTCAGCTCCTCACCCCCCTCGTCATCACGTCATCATGTGCCTAA